The Mycoplasmopsis columbinasalis genomic interval CCAAGGATTTCGAATGCCAAACTGCGAAAAATTGTGTCAATTTTTAATCAAAAATGGTCCAATGTATGTTTCAAGCGCCAATATTTCGGGGTCAGCTCCAATTCATTTAAATGAAGCTCAAAAAACTTTTCCTTTTATTAATAATGTTTATTCTTTTGATTGCACGCACAGCGACAAACCAAGTCAAATTTTTAACTTAGACACCAATGAGTGAATTCGCTAAAGTTGCCAACTTTAAAGCTAAGTCCTTATATATAATATAAACTATGGAAAAAACAATATATAACTCTTTATTAGACATTCGTAATTCGTATAATCGTTTAAACGAAAAATTAAATGAAGAGAGCGTGATTAATAACATCAAAGAGTATGCTCGCATTAATAAAGAAATTAACAAAATCAAAGAAATTACCTTGAAATTTAATGAATATGAAGCGATTTTAAATGATATTGAGACTGCAAAAGAGATGCTCTCTTCAAAAAACGAAGAGGAAGTATTGTTTGCTAAAACTATTCTAGAGGAAAATCAAGTCAAAATTGAAACTCTAGAACAAGAATTAAAAATTTTAATTCTACCTAAAGATGAAAATGATGACAAAAATGTAATTGTCGAAATTAGAGGGGCCGCAGGTGGTGATGAGGCTAACATTTTCGCCGGTGACTTATTCAGAATGTATTCAAAATATTGTGATGAATTAGGTTTTAAAGTTAAAGTGGTTTCAACGTCAGCTGCTAGCGCCGGTGGCTTTAGTCAAATCATATTTTCGATTAAGGGTGAAAATGCTTATTCAAAATTGAAATTTGAGAGCGGTGTTCACCGTGTGCAACGTGTTCCTGTTACTGAAAGTTCCGGTCGAATTCATACTTCCACATCGACAGTAACTGTGATTCCTGAAATCGATGATACAGTCGACATTGAAATCAAACCAAATGACATAAAAATTGATACTTATCGCTCTAGTGGAGCTGGTGGTCAGTCAGTTAATACAACTGACTCAGCTGTGAGAATTACACACATTCCAACTGGGATTGTTGTTACTTCACAGGATGAACGTAGTCAAATTGCGAACCGAGAAACGGCAATGACGGTGTTAAAATCTAAACTTTACGATCTTGAAATGGCTAAGAAAAACGAAGAGGAAGCCGGTTATCGTAAATTAGCAGGTCAAGGTGATCGTAGCGAAAAAATTAGAACTTATAACTATCCTCAAGATCGTGTCACTGATCACAGAATCGGTTATTCAACATCACTTAAACAAGTAATGGAAGGAAAATTACAAAACATCATTGATGCGTTACTTACGGAAGAACAAAATCAAAAAATTAAAGAAGCTGGACTTATCTAAATTAAAAGAATCCAAAGAACTTTTATTAAAGGAAAAAGCAAAATATGATTTGCCCTTAACAGTTAGTCAAAGAGAACTAAAACTATTAGCTCAAAACAAACCAATTCAGCACATCATTGGT includes:
- the prfA gene encoding peptide chain release factor 1 produces the protein MEKTIYNSLLDIRNSYNRLNEKLNEESVINNIKEYARINKEINKIKEITLKFNEYEAILNDIETAKEMLSSKNEEEVLFAKTILEENQVKIETLEQELKILILPKDENDDKNVIVEIRGAAGGDEANIFAGDLFRMYSKYCDELGFKVKVVSTSAASAGGFSQIIFSIKGENAYSKLKFESGVHRVQRVPVTESSGRIHTSTSTVTVIPEIDDTVDIEIKPNDIKIDTYRSSGAGGQSVNTTDSAVRITHIPTGIVVTSQDERSQIANRETAMTVLKSKLYDLEMAKKNEEEAGYRKLAGQGDRSEKIRTYNYPQDRVTDHRIGYSTSLKQVMEGKLQNIIDALLTEEQNQKIKEAGLI